The genomic DNA ACAGCGGAGGGTCAACTCCCAGACCACGTAGGCGGGGTGGAAGTCCTGCCGGGAGACATCGAGTCGGCGCGACATGGGCATGACTTTGGACGAAGCAAGAAGCGGGCGCGAGCCCCCTGCCCGGCACGGGACAAGAAGCCCTCCTCACGTGTTGGAGCGTGGCACACTCCTCGCACGAACCCGCTCCCCCCGGCCTCCCATGAAGGAGGCCCCACAACGAGGAGTCCCAATGTCCACGCTGTCCTCATGTCAGCGGTGTCATGGTTTCGTTCCCCCCGAGCTCGCCGAGTGCGTGCACTGCGGTGCGTCGATGCAGGAGCCGGCGCCACGCGGAGGAGTGATGTCGAAGGGCCTGGTGGTTCTGGCCAGTGCGGGCGTGGCGGCCATCACCCTGATGGCGTGCTACGGCATGCCCCCCTGTAACACCCCGGCTCCGGATGGCGGCTCGGATCCGTACCATTGTTATGACCAGGAGCCGCCCGTGCCCGACAGTGGCATCCAGGCCGATGGCGGCGACGCGGGGCCCTGAGCCGTCCCCATGTCCAGGGGCCTGGCGCGGCATCCAGGTCCCTCCCTCCCGTGCGCGGCTTCCGGGCCACGAGGGCGGACGATTTGCTGGGACGCGTTGCTCATGGGTCTCGGTGGCCCTCCGCCGGGTCGTACCAGATGCGACGCAGGAAGCCTTCCTGGTGGAGAGGATCGAAATCCCTGTCCGTGGTCAACAACAACGCGCCGGTCACCGCGGCGGTGGCCGCGATCCAGAGGTCGTTCTTTCCCAGCACCCGTCCCCGCGCCTCGCAGAAGGCATCGAACGCGACGTAGTGGTCCAGGAGCGTGCCAGGGCGGATGTCGATGACAGCGAAACGTTCCATCACCTCATGGAGCCGGGTGACCCTGGAGACCCCCCAGCGCCGCTTCCGCGCGAAGGCCCGAGCCTCTCCCACGGAGACGACCGAACAGAGGGACCGCGTGCTCCCTCGATGCAGGGAATGCTCGTCGGCGACCTTGTCGCCCAGGGGGCTGGCCTTGAGCAGATGGAAGATGAGATTGGTGTCGAACAGGACGGGCCCTGCCGCCGGACTCACGACATCTCCTCGAGCGCGGCGAGGAAGTCCTCCTCCGACTCTTCATCCTCCTCTGGCCGGGAGCCCAGGAGGGCCTCGAAGCTCAACCGCGTCTCGGGATCGGCCCGAGACCACCCCTCGCCCGGAAGACTCCACAGCGGACCGGGGACGTCGGACCACAATTCGAGGTCCCGCGCACTGGCTTCGTGCATCTGCTCCGCGTGGATCCGCGCGATGGCGCCCGAAGGCCGGAACGCCACCATCCCCGACACCACCACGGACCTGCCTCGCAGGGCCAGTAGCCGCGCGGGCTCCATCTGTTCCGCGAGCCCCTTGAGCACCGCGCCCGACCTCGGCACCAGGGTAAAGACCCGATCCCCAGGCCGGGGCAAATCGAGCGTGCCCGCGATC from Melittangium boletus DSM 14713 includes the following:
- a CDS encoding type II toxin-antitoxin system VapC family toxin: MSPAAGPVLFDTNLIFHLLKASPLGDKVADEHSLHRGSTRSLCSVVSVGEARAFARKRRWGVSRVTRLHEVMERFAVIDIRPGTLLDHYVAFDAFCEARGRVLGKNDLWIAATAAVTGALLLTTDRDFDPLHQEGFLRRIWYDPAEGHRDP